One window from the genome of Dyella sp. A6 encodes:
- the dgoD gene encoding galactonate dehydratase, with protein sequence MKITAITTFLVPPRWLFVRIDTDTGPSGWGEPVVEGRAHTVAAAVEELSSYLIGKDPRHIEDHWSVLYRAGFYRGGPVLMSAIAGIDQALWDIKGKDLGKPVYELLGGPVRDRIRVYSWIGGDRPGDTARAAKEAVSRGFTAVKMNATEEMQYVDTHDKVERVLENVQAIRDAVGPNVGIGVDFHGRVHKPMAKVLMRELLPYKLMFIEEPVLSEYLEAIPELAAISPAPIALGERLYSRYDFKRVLTTGGVDIIQPDPSHAGGITETRKIAAMAEAWDVAVALHCPLGPIALAANLQLDAVCHNAFIQEQSLGIHYNAANDLLDYVTDRSVFAYADGYVSMPRGPGLGVEVNEEYVIERAKIGHQWHNPVWRHQDGSVAEW encoded by the coding sequence ATGAAGATCACCGCGATCACCACCTTCCTTGTTCCGCCGCGCTGGCTGTTCGTGCGCATCGATACCGACACCGGCCCCAGCGGCTGGGGCGAACCGGTTGTCGAGGGCCGCGCACACACCGTGGCCGCCGCCGTGGAAGAGCTTTCCAGCTACCTGATCGGCAAGGACCCGCGCCATATCGAAGACCACTGGAGCGTGCTCTACCGCGCCGGCTTCTACCGCGGCGGACCGGTACTGATGAGCGCCATCGCCGGCATCGACCAGGCGCTGTGGGACATCAAGGGCAAGGACCTCGGCAAGCCGGTGTACGAGCTGCTGGGCGGCCCGGTGCGCGATCGCATTCGCGTGTATTCCTGGATCGGCGGCGACCGTCCTGGCGATACCGCACGCGCCGCGAAGGAAGCGGTAAGCCGCGGCTTCACCGCGGTGAAGATGAACGCCACCGAGGAAATGCAGTACGTCGACACCCATGACAAGGTCGAGCGCGTGCTGGAAAACGTGCAGGCCATCCGCGACGCCGTGGGGCCGAACGTCGGCATCGGCGTGGACTTCCACGGCCGCGTGCACAAGCCGATGGCCAAGGTGCTGATGCGCGAGCTGCTGCCGTACAAGCTGATGTTCATCGAAGAGCCGGTGCTGTCCGAATACCTGGAGGCGATTCCCGAGCTGGCCGCGATCTCGCCGGCACCGATCGCGCTGGGCGAGCGGCTGTATTCGCGCTACGACTTCAAGCGTGTGCTGACCACCGGCGGCGTCGACATCATCCAGCCCGATCCCTCGCATGCCGGCGGTATCACCGAGACGCGCAAGATCGCGGCGATGGCCGAGGCCTGGGACGTGGCGGTGGCGCTGCACTGCCCGCTCGGACCGATCGCACTGGCCGCCAACCTGCAGCTGGACGCGGTCTGCCACAACGCCTTCATCCAGGAACAGAGCCTGGGCATCCACTACAACGCCGCCAATGACCTGCTCGACTATGTCACCGACCGCAGCGTATTCGCCTACGCGGACGGCTATGTGAGCATGCCCAGGGGCCCCGGCCTCGGCGTCGAGGTGAACGAGGAGTACGTGATCGAGCGCGCCAAGATCGGTCACCAGTGGCACAACCCGGTGTGGCGCCACCAGGACGGTAGCGTGGCGGAGTGGTGA
- a CDS encoding PilT/PilU family type 4a pilus ATPase: protein MDIGYFLKLMVDKGASDMFLSTGAPVNIKVEGKLYPLGNTGLPSGMVKKIAYSLMDEGQVPQFERDLELNIALAVKEAGRFRINVFKQRGEVGMVIRAIKSEIPNIDQLQLPSIFRELIMEPRGLILVVGATGSGKSTTLAAMLDHRNSNSPGHILTIEDPIEYLHRHKRSIVNQREVGLDTHSYHEALKNAMREAPDVIMIGEIRDTDTMEAAIAFSETGHLCLATLHSNNADQTLERILNFFPESAHKNVLMNLALNLKAVISQRLVIGKDGRRLPAVEVLLNTPMIRDMIRRGQVQDIKEAMDRSLQEGMQTFDQSLYKLYKTGRIELDEALAKADSRDGLSLKVRLAEGGGNEAAGADVELSNDPYGMGF, encoded by the coding sequence GTGGATATCGGTTACTTCCTCAAACTGATGGTCGACAAGGGCGCTTCGGACATGTTCCTGTCCACCGGCGCGCCCGTGAACATCAAGGTCGAGGGCAAGCTCTACCCGCTGGGAAATACCGGCCTGCCCAGCGGCATGGTGAAGAAAATCGCGTATTCGCTGATGGACGAAGGGCAGGTTCCGCAATTCGAACGTGACCTGGAACTGAACATTGCACTGGCGGTGAAAGAAGCTGGCCGCTTCCGCATCAACGTGTTCAAGCAGCGCGGCGAAGTGGGCATGGTGATCCGCGCCATCAAGAGCGAGATCCCCAACATCGACCAGTTGCAGCTGCCCAGCATCTTCCGCGAGCTGATCATGGAGCCGCGCGGGCTGATCCTGGTGGTCGGCGCCACCGGCTCGGGCAAGTCCACCACCCTGGCGGCGATGCTCGACCACCGCAACTCCAATTCGCCCGGGCACATCCTCACCATCGAGGACCCGATCGAATACCTGCACCGGCACAAGCGCTCCATCGTCAACCAGCGCGAAGTGGGGCTGGACACGCACAGCTATCACGAGGCGCTGAAGAACGCGATGCGCGAGGCGCCGGACGTGATCATGATCGGCGAGATCCGCGACACCGACACGATGGAGGCGGCGATCGCCTTCTCCGAGACGGGCCACCTGTGCCTGGCCACGCTGCATTCCAACAATGCCGACCAGACGCTGGAACGCATCCTCAACTTCTTCCCCGAGTCGGCACACAAGAACGTGCTGATGAACCTGGCCCTGAACCTGAAGGCCGTGATCAGCCAGCGCCTGGTGATCGGCAAGGACGGACGTCGCCTGCCGGCGGTCGAAGTGCTGCTGAACACGCCGATGATCCGCGACATGATCCGTCGCGGCCAGGTGCAGGACATCAAGGAAGCGATGGACCGCAGCCTGCAGGAAGGCATGCAGACCTTCGACCAGTCGCTGTACAAGCTGTACAAGACCGGCCGCATCGAGCTGGACGAAGCGCTCGCCAAGGCCGACTCGCGCGACGGCCTGTCACTGAAGGTGCGCCTGGCCGAAGGCGGCGGCAACGAAGCAGCCGGCGCCGACGTGGAATTGAGCAACGACCCCTACGGCATGGGGTTCTGA
- a CDS encoding DUF4398 domain-containing protein, translated as MAHRFTLLPGCRRRDAATAAGLLLAAVVLALGGCASVPPPDAAMNQAQTALQSARQAGAADYDPVDLGNAQDKFQLAQMAMSNRKYTQAADLAAESNADAVLARTKAQLGAARALILQKSQANQRLSAENAEAKSENAQHEAAQQAQLAQQQAAAAAAAAGQPASASSAAAPAATAAPAAPASSALPAQAPIQQTMPAPSASVLGAPISQGNGFQTMPDASQNTPPPAPASSSSTNPGGQP; from the coding sequence ATGGCCCACAGATTCACCCTGTTGCCCGGGTGCCGCCGCCGCGATGCGGCAACGGCAGCCGGCCTGTTGCTTGCTGCCGTGGTGCTCGCACTGGGCGGCTGCGCCAGCGTGCCGCCGCCCGATGCTGCCATGAATCAGGCGCAAACGGCACTGCAGTCGGCCCGCCAGGCCGGTGCGGCCGATTATGACCCGGTCGACCTGGGCAACGCGCAGGACAAGTTCCAGCTGGCGCAGATGGCCATGTCCAACCGCAAGTACACGCAGGCCGCCGACCTGGCTGCCGAGTCCAATGCCGACGCCGTGCTGGCCCGTACCAAGGCGCAGCTGGGTGCGGCGCGTGCGCTGATTCTGCAGAAGTCCCAGGCCAATCAGCGGCTGAGCGCGGAGAACGCGGAAGCCAAGTCCGAAAACGCCCAGCACGAAGCGGCCCAGCAGGCTCAGCTGGCGCAGCAGCAGGCCGCTGCCGCCGCCGCTGCGGCGGGCCAGCCGGCATCCGCGTCGTCTGCCGCCGCGCCGGCTGCCACGGCAGCGCCGGCGGCTCCGGCTTCGTCGGCACTGCCGGCGCAGGCGCCGATCCAGCAGACCATGCCGGCGCCGTCGGCTTCGGTGCTGGGTGCCCCGATCTCCCAGGGCAACGGTTTCCAGACCATGCCCGATGCAAGCCAGAATACGCCGCCCCCGGCGCCGGCCAGCAGTTCCTCGACCAACCCCGGAGGCCAGCCATGA
- a CDS encoding SDR family oxidoreductase: MTSSYATYPSLRDRAVLISGGATGIGAAFVEHFARQGARVAFLDIDEAGAEALLAGLGEVAHTPAFFRCDITDLDALESAIRAARAHVGPIATLVNNAANDVRHALADVDAAGFERNVAVNLRHQVFATRAVIPDMQALGGGSIICLGSTGWMKKNSGYPLYAMAKAAIHGFVNGMARELGRQNIRINALVPGWVITEKQRALWLDAEGEAEIARVQCMPGYLMADDLARAALFLAADDSHMCTGQDFIVDGGWV; the protein is encoded by the coding sequence ATGACGTCTTCCTATGCGACCTACCCCAGCCTGCGCGACCGCGCCGTCCTGATCAGCGGCGGCGCCACCGGCATCGGCGCGGCCTTTGTCGAACACTTCGCCCGCCAAGGCGCCAGGGTGGCCTTCCTCGATATCGACGAGGCCGGTGCTGAGGCACTGCTTGCCGGTCTCGGCGAGGTGGCGCACACCCCGGCATTCTTCCGTTGCGATATCACCGACCTCGATGCGCTTGAGAGCGCCATCCGCGCCGCGCGCGCGCATGTCGGCCCGATCGCGACACTGGTCAACAATGCCGCCAACGACGTGCGCCATGCACTGGCCGACGTGGACGCAGCCGGCTTCGAGCGCAACGTAGCGGTGAACCTGCGCCATCAGGTGTTCGCCACCCGCGCAGTGATCCCCGACATGCAGGCCCTCGGCGGTGGCTCGATCATCTGCCTGGGTTCGACCGGATGGATGAAAAAGAACAGCGGCTACCCGCTCTACGCGATGGCCAAGGCCGCCATCCACGGCTTCGTCAACGGCATGGCCCGCGAGCTGGGACGGCAGAACATCCGCATCAACGCGCTGGTGCCCGGCTGGGTGATCACCGAGAAGCAGCGCGCGCTGTGGCTGGATGCCGAGGGCGAGGCCGAGATCGCCCGCGTGCAGTGCATGCCCGGCTACCTGATGGCCGATGACCTGGCGCGCGCCGCGCTGTTCCTCGCCGCCGACGACAGCCACATGTGCACCGGCCAGGATTTCATCGTCGACGGCGGCTGGGTATGA
- a CDS encoding 2-dehydro-3-deoxy-6-phosphogalactonate aldolase, producing the protein MLTPWLSPLPLVAILRGLRPDEAVATGRAIVDAGFRILEVPLNSPQPTDSIAQLAAALGNDVLVGAGTVMSPDDVAAVAAAGGRLIVMPHADVTVIRAAKASGLLCVPGVATPTEAFAALAAGADGLKLFPAEQAAPAVLKAWRAVLPRDVPVLPVGGISPDNMAPWVAAGAAGFGIGSALFAPGRSLDDTAARARAFAQAWRDLAT; encoded by the coding sequence ATGCTGACTCCCTGGCTTTCCCCGCTGCCGCTGGTGGCGATCCTGCGCGGACTGCGTCCCGACGAGGCGGTGGCCACCGGTCGCGCCATCGTCGATGCCGGCTTCCGCATTTTGGAAGTACCGCTCAACTCGCCGCAGCCGACCGACAGCATCGCCCAACTCGCCGCAGCACTGGGCAACGACGTGCTGGTCGGCGCCGGTACGGTGATGTCGCCCGACGACGTCGCCGCGGTGGCCGCTGCCGGCGGGCGACTGATCGTGATGCCGCATGCCGACGTCACGGTCATCCGTGCCGCCAAGGCCTCCGGCCTGCTCTGCGTCCCCGGCGTAGCGACGCCGACCGAGGCGTTCGCGGCACTGGCCGCCGGTGCCGACGGCCTGAAGCTGTTCCCCGCCGAACAGGCCGCCCCGGCCGTACTGAAAGCCTGGCGCGCGGTACTGCCACGCGACGTTCCGGTACTGCCGGTGGGCGGCATCAGCCCCGACAACATGGCGCCATGGGTTGCCGCCGGCGCGGCCGGTTTCGGCATCGGCTCGGCGCTGTTCGCACCGGGACGTTCGCTCGACGACACCGCAGCACGCGCACGCGCCTTCGCACAAGCCTGGCGCGACCTGGCGACATGA
- a CDS encoding YdcH family protein gives MFESQPRDDVEALMKADAEFRRLYQRHKELDSKVHDAEIGVLPIDDATLVGMKREKLQAKERLQRMWDTKAHLIH, from the coding sequence ATGTTCGAAAGCCAGCCGCGTGACGATGTCGAAGCCCTGATGAAGGCCGATGCGGAATTCCGCCGGCTTTACCAGCGCCACAAGGAGCTCGACAGCAAGGTGCATGATGCCGAAATCGGCGTTCTTCCCATCGATGATGCAACCCTGGTGGGCATGAAACGCGAGAAGCTCCAGGCCAAGGAACGCCTGCAGCGCATGTGGGACACCAAGGCGCACCTCATCCACTGA
- a CDS encoding 2-dehydro-3-deoxygalactonokinase, protein MNGLIGLDWGTSSLRAYRFDATGHIAETRARPWGIRHLPAGGFDAALTSITEGWPALPRLACGMVGSRGGWQEMPYLDLPADAAQLGGAIGTLRAADGQDVNLVPGLRDPHGPDVMRGEETQLVGALTLDAAFAAAATFILPGTHSKWARVRDGAVVAFRTLMTGELYAVLRQHSILGAGGAESVDSPDAFARGVVAARDSAAAGAFSRLFSARALMLDGVLEAAAVPDYLSGLLVGEEFRAALADGLARRDRPLQLIGDPVLCERYRRAATLFDIDLAPSLEDAAAHGLWRLAAQAGLVRPVSEVTQAC, encoded by the coding sequence ATGAACGGCCTGATCGGACTCGACTGGGGCACCTCCAGCCTGCGTGCCTACCGTTTCGACGCGACGGGCCACATCGCGGAGACACGGGCCCGCCCGTGGGGTATCCGTCACCTGCCGGCAGGCGGCTTCGACGCGGCGCTGACCAGCATCACCGAAGGCTGGCCCGCGTTGCCGCGGCTGGCCTGCGGCATGGTCGGCAGCCGTGGCGGCTGGCAGGAAATGCCCTACCTCGACCTGCCGGCCGACGCAGCGCAGCTTGGTGGCGCCATCGGCACCCTGCGCGCGGCCGATGGCCAGGACGTGAACCTGGTGCCCGGCCTGCGCGACCCGCATGGCCCGGACGTGATGCGCGGCGAGGAGACCCAGCTGGTCGGCGCACTGACGCTGGACGCCGCTTTCGCGGCAGCTGCCACCTTCATCCTGCCCGGCACCCACAGCAAGTGGGCGCGGGTACGCGACGGCGCCGTCGTCGCATTCCGCACGCTGATGACCGGCGAGCTGTACGCCGTGCTTCGACAACACTCGATTCTCGGTGCCGGCGGCGCCGAAAGCGTCGACAGTCCCGACGCTTTCGCACGCGGCGTGGTTGCCGCACGTGACAGCGCTGCGGCCGGCGCGTTCAGCCGTCTGTTCTCCGCCCGCGCGCTGATGCTCGATGGCGTGCTGGAAGCCGCTGCCGTGCCCGACTATCTGTCCGGCCTGCTGGTGGGCGAGGAATTCCGCGCCGCGCTGGCCGACGGGCTGGCCCGGCGCGACCGGCCGTTGCAGCTGATCGGCGACCCCGTCCTGTGCGAGCGCTACCGTCGCGCCGCCACGCTTTTCGACATCGACCTGGCCCCATCGCTGGAAGACGCCGCGGCCCACGGCCTGTGGCGGCTGGCGGCACAGGCCGGCCTGGTCCGGCCCGTTTCCGAGGTAACCCAAGCATGCTGA
- a CDS encoding HAD hydrolase-like protein, protein MLCLFDLDGTLIDSEPGITACIHYALDRLGVPTPADLRGWIGPPLRHSFAPLLDHDSARIETAVGFYHERFATQGWREHKVYPGVAALIERLRGAGHRLAVVTSKPLQHATPIIEALPFGRAFDKLYGPDPRSAHSEKASMIATALADFGAAPTATAMIGDRHFDIEGAVTNSVAGIGVLWGFGHREELQQAGAQAIIATPEALGDYLLGN, encoded by the coding sequence ATGCTCTGCCTGTTCGACCTCGACGGCACGCTGATCGATTCGGAACCGGGCATTACTGCCTGCATCCATTACGCGCTGGACCGGCTCGGCGTTCCCACGCCCGCCGACCTGCGCGGATGGATCGGCCCACCCCTGAGGCACAGCTTCGCGCCGCTGCTCGACCACGACAGCGCACGCATCGAGACGGCCGTGGGGTTCTACCACGAGCGCTTCGCCACACAGGGCTGGCGCGAACACAAGGTGTACCCCGGCGTGGCCGCATTGATCGAACGCCTGCGTGGCGCCGGGCACCGCCTTGCCGTGGTCACCAGCAAGCCGCTGCAGCACGCCACCCCCATCATCGAGGCCCTGCCGTTCGGCCGCGCCTTCGACAAGCTTTACGGCCCCGACCCGCGTAGCGCGCATAGCGAAAAAGCCAGCATGATCGCCACCGCACTGGCCGATTTCGGTGCGGCGCCCACGGCGACTGCGATGATCGGCGACCGCCACTTCGATATCGAGGGTGCGGTCACCAACAGCGTCGCCGGCATCGGCGTACTCTGGGGCTTCGGCCATCGCGAGGAACTGCAGCAGGCCGGCGCACAGGCCATCATCGCCACGCCCGAGGCACTCGGCGACTACCTGCTGGGCAACTGA
- a CDS encoding SMP-30/gluconolactonase/LRE family protein, giving the protein MNGTAIRAVVDAGNVLGEGVTWCDRAQALYWTDIQAATLWRYTPADGETRQWTLPERLGSFALCETDGWLLLALASRLAFFRLADGALHTLCEIEPGLPTRSNDGACDRQGRFVFGTLHEPQDGGAKQPIGSFWRLDADLTLRRLPLEGVAISNSIAFSPDGGTMYYCDSPTRSIRCCDYGDTVSNPRTFVDLRGMTGEPDGSCIDDHGGLWNAQWGMGRVVRYRADGRPDRIVLVPARQPTRPALGGAALDTLYITSARDGLDDKALAADPQAGALFAASVGAHGLPEPRFAGKPPADRA; this is encoded by the coding sequence ATGAACGGTACCGCTATCCGGGCCGTGGTGGACGCGGGCAACGTGCTGGGTGAAGGCGTCACCTGGTGCGACCGCGCGCAGGCCCTGTACTGGACCGATATCCAGGCCGCCACGCTGTGGCGTTACACCCCAGCCGACGGCGAGACGCGGCAATGGACCCTGCCCGAACGCCTGGGCTCGTTTGCCTTGTGCGAGACGGACGGCTGGCTGCTGCTGGCACTGGCCTCGCGGCTGGCGTTCTTCCGTCTTGCGGACGGTGCGCTGCACACGCTGTGCGAGATCGAACCCGGACTGCCCACCCGCAGCAACGACGGTGCCTGCGACCGCCAGGGCCGCTTCGTCTTCGGCACCCTGCACGAACCGCAGGACGGTGGCGCGAAGCAGCCGATCGGCAGCTTCTGGCGCCTGGATGCCGACCTCACCTTGCGGCGCCTGCCGCTGGAAGGCGTGGCGATCAGCAACAGCATCGCCTTCAGCCCCGACGGCGGCACGATGTACTACTGCGATTCGCCGACCCGTTCGATCCGCTGCTGCGACTATGGCGACACGGTGAGCAACCCGCGCACCTTTGTCGACCTGCGCGGCATGACCGGCGAACCGGACGGCTCGTGCATTGATGACCATGGTGGGCTGTGGAATGCCCAATGGGGCATGGGCCGGGTGGTGCGCTACCGCGCGGATGGCCGTCCAGACCGCATCGTGCTTGTACCCGCACGCCAGCCGACCCGGCCCGCCTTGGGCGGTGCCGCACTCGACACGCTCTACATCACCAGCGCCCGCGACGGCCTCGACGACAAAGCACTGGCCGCCGACCCGCAGGCCGGCGCGCTGTTCGCCGCATCGGTCGGGGCGCATGGACTGCCTGAACCACGCTTTGCGGGCAAACCGCCGGCTGATCGGGCATGA
- a CDS encoding FadR/GntR family transcriptional regulator, whose translation MVKPIAVRNLHNQVVHELGRLIVGGELVPGEVLPREELLAERMSVSRTALREAMKVLSAKGLIESRQKTGTRVRDTIHWNQLDADVLAWRCASMPTEDFVEKLVEMREIIEPAAAAAAARRRSAEQLARIETAYAAMDAATTLEQWTEADLAYHEAMLHATNNELMTSLFSVIETALGTYFTLSARTATNFKYSLPHHKKVLDAIRRHQPEVARQAMNKMVTDSRSNIRRHTRKA comes from the coding sequence GTGGTGAAGCCGATAGCCGTGCGGAACCTGCACAACCAGGTAGTTCACGAACTGGGGCGCCTGATCGTCGGCGGCGAACTGGTGCCCGGAGAAGTCCTGCCGCGGGAGGAACTGCTGGCCGAACGCATGAGCGTGAGCCGTACCGCACTGCGCGAGGCGATGAAAGTGCTGTCGGCCAAGGGGCTGATCGAGTCGCGTCAGAAGACCGGCACCCGCGTGCGCGACACCATCCACTGGAACCAGCTCGACGCCGACGTGCTGGCCTGGCGCTGCGCCTCGATGCCTACCGAGGATTTTGTCGAGAAGCTGGTCGAGATGCGCGAGATCATCGAACCGGCTGCGGCGGCCGCAGCGGCGCGGCGGCGCAGCGCGGAACAACTGGCACGCATCGAGACTGCCTACGCGGCGATGGACGCGGCCACCACGCTGGAGCAGTGGACCGAAGCCGACCTCGCCTACCACGAGGCCATGCTGCACGCGACCAACAACGAACTGATGACTTCGCTGTTCTCGGTGATCGAAACGGCGCTGGGCACCTACTTCACGTTGTCCGCACGCACCGCCACCAACTTCAAGTATTCATTGCCTCACCACAAGAAAGTGCTCGATGCGATCCGCCGGCACCAGCCGGAAGTGGCACGTCAGGCGATGAACAAGATGGTGACCGACTCGCGCAGCAACATCCGCCGGCACACGAGGAAAGCCTGA
- the maiA gene encoding maleylacetoacetate isomerase, with translation MTSGLVLYGYWRSSAAYRVRIALNLKGLAWEGRPVHLVRDGGEQHAPDYAALNPQELVPSLRDGARTFTQSLAIMEYLEEMYPETPLLPSDARSRARVRALAQAVACDIHPLGNLRVLQQLRAAFGAQDEQVTAWMQHWIATGFGALETMLARDPATGRYCHGDTPGLADACLVPQCYNARRWGLPMDDYPTIRRIDEACGALEAFRAAVPEAQADAPKSEG, from the coding sequence ATGACGTCCGGACTCGTACTTTACGGCTACTGGCGCTCGAGCGCCGCGTACCGCGTGCGCATCGCGCTGAACCTGAAGGGCTTGGCATGGGAAGGCCGCCCGGTGCATCTGGTCCGCGATGGCGGCGAGCAGCATGCTCCCGACTATGCCGCGCTGAACCCGCAGGAGTTGGTGCCCAGCCTGCGCGACGGGGCGCGCACGTTCACCCAGTCGCTGGCGATCATGGAATACCTGGAAGAGATGTATCCCGAGACGCCCTTGCTGCCCAGTGACGCGCGCAGCCGGGCCCGGGTACGTGCGCTGGCGCAGGCCGTGGCCTGCGACATCCATCCGCTGGGCAATCTGCGCGTGCTGCAGCAGTTGCGTGCGGCATTCGGCGCGCAGGACGAACAGGTCACCGCGTGGATGCAGCACTGGATCGCCACCGGTTTCGGTGCCCTGGAAACCATGCTGGCGCGGGACCCGGCCACCGGTCGCTACTGCCACGGCGACACGCCGGGGCTGGCCGACGCCTGCCTGGTGCCGCAGTGCTACAACGCGCGTCGCTGGGGTCTGCCGATGGACGACTACCCCACCATCAGGCGTATCGACGAAGCCTGCGGCGCACTGGAGGCGTTCCGTGCCGCCGTGCCGGAGGCGCAGGCGGATGCGCCGAAGAGCGAGGGGTGA
- a CDS encoding phosphoglycerate kinase: protein MSDLDLRGKRVLIREDLNVPIDDQGRITSTQRLDAALPTIEAARADGAKVMVISHLGRPKEGSFDEASSLAPVATWLGGKLGTPVRLVRDYLDGVDVADGEVVVLENCRMNVGEGKDDEALAKKYAALCDIFVMDAFGTAHRAQASTHGVIRFAPVAAAGPLLSAELDALGKALEQPAHPLLAIVAGSKVSTKLTLLENLIGKVDQLIVGGGIANTFIAAMGHSVGNSLVEADLVDAARKVMADARRRGAEVPMPVDVVVAPAFSANAPATVKAVDAVQDDEMILDIGPETAKQYAELIAKAGTVVWNGPVGVFEFDAFGKGTETLARAIAASKAFSIAGGGDTLAAVDKYGIAADVSYISTGGGAFLEFLEGKELPAVAALKARA, encoded by the coding sequence ATGAGCGACCTCGACCTGCGCGGCAAGCGCGTGCTGATCCGCGAAGACCTGAACGTGCCGATCGACGATCAAGGCCGGATCACCTCCACCCAGCGCCTCGACGCCGCCCTGCCCACCATCGAGGCCGCGCGTGCTGACGGCGCGAAGGTCATGGTGATCTCCCACCTGGGCCGCCCGAAGGAAGGCAGCTTCGACGAGGCGTCCTCGCTGGCACCGGTCGCCACCTGGCTGGGCGGCAAGCTGGGCACACCGGTGCGGCTGGTCCGTGACTACCTCGACGGCGTGGACGTCGCCGACGGCGAGGTGGTGGTGCTGGAAAACTGCCGCATGAACGTGGGCGAAGGCAAGGACGACGAAGCGCTGGCAAAGAAGTACGCGGCGCTGTGCGACATCTTCGTGATGGATGCCTTTGGCACCGCGCACCGCGCGCAGGCGTCCACCCACGGCGTGATCAGGTTCGCCCCGGTGGCCGCGGCCGGCCCGCTGCTTTCGGCCGAACTGGACGCCCTGGGCAAGGCGCTGGAACAGCCAGCGCACCCACTGCTGGCCATCGTGGCCGGCTCCAAGGTGTCCACCAAGCTGACCCTGCTGGAGAACCTGATCGGCAAGGTGGACCAGCTGATCGTGGGCGGCGGCATCGCCAACACCTTCATCGCCGCGATGGGCCATTCGGTCGGCAACTCGCTGGTCGAGGCCGACCTGGTAGACGCCGCCAGGAAGGTCATGGCCGATGCCCGCCGGCGCGGCGCCGAGGTGCCGATGCCGGTCGACGTGGTGGTGGCACCGGCGTTCTCTGCCAACGCCCCGGCCACGGTGAAGGCGGTCGATGCGGTGCAGGACGACGAAATGATCCTGGACATCGGCCCGGAGACCGCGAAGCAGTACGCCGAACTGATCGCCAAGGCCGGCACGGTGGTCTGGAACGGCCCGGTCGGCGTCTTCGAATTCGACGCCTTCGGCAAGGGCACCGAGACGCTGGCGCGCGCGATCGCCGCCTCGAAGGCGTTCTCCATCGCCGGTGGCGGCGACACCTTGGCGGCGGTGGACAAGTACGGCATCGCTGCCGATGTTTCCTACATCTCGACCGGTGGCGGCGCCTTCCTCGAGTTCCTCGAAGGCAAGGAACTGCCGGCGGTGGCGGCGCTCAAGGCACGCGCCTGA